A segment of the Candidatus Rokuibacteriota bacterium genome:
CGATCACGAGGGCCCCGGGTCGAACCGGAGCGCGTACGGATCGTCCCTCCCGGCTCAGGCATAGGCGAACTGCGGGCCGCGCCGCCAGCGGCGCATCGCGTCCGCCCCGGTCCGCCAGAGTTTGACGAGATTGTGGACCGCGCAGACCAGCTGGAACTCGCCCTTCACACCCTCCACGCCGCGCAACGAGAAGCGACGGAAGCCGCGGCCCTTGATCTGGCCGATGACCGGTTCGACGGTGATCTTCCGCTGCGCGTAGATCGCCCGGCCGCGCGTCGTGCGCAGTCGCCGGCGCATCCGGTCCGCCACACTCAGCCCCGTCGGAATCCGCCCGCGCGGCGGCCCACTGGGCGGCGCCCCGTGGCGATCCCGCGCCACGGCGATGTACGCCTCGATCGGCTCGGCGGCTCGCCCTTCCACGCCCTGCACGTTGGCTTCGGAGAAGTACCCGCTATCCGCGATCATCCCGGTCGGCACGCCGATATTCGCGATCACCTGGTCGACCATGGGCTGCAGCTGTTGCTTGTCGTTGGGCGCTTGCACCACGTCCCCGGCCACGATCAACTGACTCCCCACCGTGACCGCGACCTGGGCGTTGTAGCACTGCTGGAACCCGTCGGCGGTCTTCATGATCCGCGACTCGGGGTCCGTGAAGTTGCGCTGAGCCTTCGGCGCCGGCCGCGCGGCCTCGGGGGTCGCCTTCCCTTCCGCACGGGCGTGCGCGCGGGCCTCAGCTTCCAGCGCCTGCTGGGCCGCCTCGATCTGCGCCACGTGGCCCTGCTTCTCCGCCGCCAGCTCCCGCTTGCGCGCGGCCTCGACCCGGGCTTTGGCCTCGCGCAACCGCTGCGGCCGCGTCGCGGGATCCTGCAGCGCCACCGGCAACTCGTCCCCCCGCCGCCCACGCCCGTACTGCGCGTCCTCGGCCCGGTCGAGCGACTCCGCCTCCTCCAGCAACCGCTGGATCTCGGCCTGCAGCACCGCCTGGCGCTCCGGCATCCGCGCATAGCTCATCGCCTTGTGCTTGGAGGCGTTGGCCCGGATCTTCGTCCCGTCGAGCGCCAGGCGCCCCAGCTTCAACACCCCGGCTTCCTGGGCGATCCGCAGGGTCTCCAGAAACAGCGTCGTGAACGCCGTCAGATGCGTCCGGCGAAACGTGCAGATCGTGTCGTGGTCGGGGCAGGCATCGGCCGTGAGGTACATGAAGGCCAGATCCTCCCGGCACCGCCGCTCGATCTGCCGCGAACTGGTCAGCCCCTGGCTGTAGGCGTAGAGGAGCAGCGCCGTCATCATCCGCGGATCGTACGGGGGCTGCCCCCGATCTTCGGGATAGGCATCGAGGATCGGCTGCAGGGTCAGGGTCGGCAGCACATCGAGCAGAAACACGGCGAGATGGTCGTCCCCCAGGTAGTCCCGCTTGGAGGCCGGCAACAAGGCCGTCTGCTCCGGACTCCAGGGCCGAAACACCTTCGAGGGGCTGCCGCCGCGCGGCGGCGTGGCGGGCCGCACGGCCGGTGCCTCCCCGCTGATCAGCGGGGTCTGCTCGAACATCGCGGGCTCGCCTCGCGTCGTTGTTTTCATGATTCCACTACAGCAGAGTTTTCAGTCCGAGCGGAGAGAAATTCTCCGACAAGCTCCTAGCAAGTAGGCCTCTGGGTTGGGTTTGCCGCGCTTGACATCATCCGCCGTGATGAGGACCAAGGGCATTGGTAAGCTTGTGTGCCTCAACCGAGTCATGGCGGTATTTCTCGTTCCCGAAGTCGCGATCGCCCACGCATCCGGTGGGAGCGAGTGCACGAGCGGAGCGGCGCCTTCGACCGCCGTCACACCATCAGTATCGAACGCCTCGTTGGCGTCCAGGCGAGCGCCTTCCTCCTCGGCAGGCAGATGCGGCGCAACGAGGCGAATAGTGTCCACCGTTGGCCTTCCATGCGCGATGCGCATGATCTCGTCCAGATCCAGATGATTTTTCGCTGCCCACCGTCGCCAATGGTGCTCCACGCACGCGGCCGAGTCCACCAGGACTCCGTCGAGATCAAACAGCACCGCGTCGCACTCCAAGTGTGTCATCAGCATCGAGTGGCCGTCAGGACTGCCGAACGTTCGCGGTGAGCGGCCGCGGCGAGCGAATGCGAGCCAGCGGTCCGCTCCACTGCGCTGTTCGGCGGGGCGCTATCCCCGCCGCGCCCATGCGACTCTCGCTCCTTCCCGCCTTGAGCCAACTCAGTGAACGATGAAGTCCCGTATCGCTGCCATGGCGCGCTCGAGTGCATCAACGAGTACTGTGTGCCCACACCCCGGAAAGCGCTCGAAACGAACCAAATGCGCCGGCAGAGCCGCGGCGATATCCGCCTGACACTCGATCGGCGTCATCGGGTCTTCCTCCCCGCCTAACACGAGGGCCGGACATTGCACCTGCGGAAGGGCCTGGAAGAAGTTGAACGTGTGACCTTCGCCACCGGGCCGTGTGAACCAACGCGTGACCTCGGGATGCCGGACGGCACGTCGGATCACGTCCGGATCGCGTGGTGTCCGACTGTAGACAGGGAAGGCCAAGCGGACCCAGGCCTCGAGCGTGGCTCCGTCAGTGTGCCCGTCGAGGAACCGCCGGCGGGCCAGGGCGCCGACCTCCGGTCCGCCGAAGCGCTCGAACAGCGCAACTCGACGCTCTCGATACGTCCCGCCGGCGGCCTCGGTGTTCCCGAGAATCAGCTTGGCGGGGTGAGCCGGATGGCGGGTGGCATACGCCAGGGCAACCGTCCCACCAAACGACATGCCCAGGACGATCGGACGCACGATTCCGAGCACCTCGCAGAAGGCGCGCACGTCGTCGCCCCACTGGGCCAAGGTCCAACTCTCCTGGGGGCCAGGATCGCTCCGGCCGTTCCCGCGCTGGTCCACGAACACGACCTGGGCGATATCGGCTAGGGACGAGAGCGACGGTTTATAGATCGAGTGGTCAAATCCGGGACCACCGTGGAGGAGAACGATCGTCGGCTTCTCCCGCATGGCGGGGCCGTCGGGCACCAGGCTGGAGCCCTCAACATCAAAGAAGAGCCGCACACCATTGACGAGCACCCGCATGCGATTACCTCATGGCCCTTCCGCCGCCGAACGGTCACGCTCAGCGGCCAGGGCGAGCACCA
Coding sequences within it:
- a CDS encoding IS1182 family transposase, giving the protein MFEQTPLISGEAPAVRPATPPRGGSPSKVFRPWSPEQTALLPASKRDYLGDDHLAVFLLDVLPTLTLQPILDAYPEDRGQPPYDPRMMTALLLYAYSQGLTSSRQIERRCREDLAFMYLTADACPDHDTICTFRRTHLTAFTTLFLETLRIAQEAGVLKLGRLALDGTKIRANASKHKAMSYARMPERQAVLQAEIQRLLEEAESLDRAEDAQYGRGRRGDELPVALQDPATRPQRLREAKARVEAARKRELAAEKQGHVAQIEAAQQALEAEARAHARAEGKATPEAARPAPKAQRNFTDPESRIMKTADGFQQCYNAQVAVTVGSQLIVAGDVVQAPNDKQQLQPMVDQVIANIGVPTGMIADSGYFSEANVQGVEGRAAEPIEAYIAVARDRHGAPPSGPPRGRIPTGLSVADRMRRRLRTTRGRAIYAQRKITVEPVIGQIKGRGFRRFSLRGVEGVKGEFQLVCAVHNLVKLWRTGADAMRRWRRGPQFAYA
- a CDS encoding HAD hydrolase-like protein encodes the protein MLFDLDGVLVDSAACVEHHWRRWAAKNHLDLDEIMRIAHGRPTVDTIRLVAPHLPAEEEGARLDANEAFDTDGVTAVEGAAPLVHSLPPDAWAIATSGTRNTAMTRLRHTSLPMPLVLITADDVKRGKPNPEAYLLGACRRISLRSD
- a CDS encoding alpha/beta hydrolase, with the translated sequence MRVLVNGVRLFFDVEGSSLVPDGPAMREKPTIVLLHGGPGFDHSIYKPSLSSLADIAQVVFVDQRGNGRSDPGPQESWTLAQWGDDVRAFCEVLGIVRPIVLGMSFGGTVALAYATRHPAHPAKLILGNTEAAGGTYRERRVALFERFGGPEVGALARRRFLDGHTDGATLEAWVRLAFPVYSRTPRDPDVIRRAVRHPEVTRWFTRPGGEGHTFNFFQALPQVQCPALVLGGEEDPMTPIECQADIAAALPAHLVRFERFPGCGHTVLVDALERAMAAIRDFIVH